The Leptodactylus fuscus isolate aLepFus1 chromosome 3, aLepFus1.hap2, whole genome shotgun sequence genome has a segment encoding these proteins:
- the LOC142198624 gene encoding olfactory receptor 2D2-like codes for MNWTIANEFILLGFSKDLRVNILLFLLFLGLYLVTVFGNLLIMSLIVTSPTLHTPMYFFLCVLSLVDLSMSTTVVPQLLTDLFSTRRLISLDACAIQLYTILLMSGTECFLLSLMAYDRYLAICRPLHYPILMRWSNCFRLTASVWTVSFLVFIIPPLFMPLDLCYPNHINHFMCEVLAIIQLACDDIYLSEVVMFVTCFIGLLIPFVCIIASYTCIIFSVLKIHSTRRSKAFSTCTSHITVVILFYGTAMTMYFSPSSQYSTSQGKYLSLFSYIICPSLNPLIYSLNNKEVKDASRKLFTPQGLFLMGDEVVATQPRKEEEPAPSSQDAPPATPCHVDKTRSTKNEQPSLE; via the exons ATGAACTGGACGATTGCCAATGAATTTATTCTCTTAGGCTTTTCTAAAGATCTCAGAGTGAACATCTTgctgtttttgctgtttttgggGCTATATCTGGTGACCGTCTTTGGAAATCTTCTTATTATGAGTTTAATCGTAACATCACCCACTTTACATACcccaatgtatttttttctctgtgttttatCCTTGGTAGATCTGAGTATGTCAACAACTGTTGTGCCTCAACTGCTCACGGACCTGTTCTCTACTCGTAGGTTAATATCTCTCGATGCCTGTGCCatacagctctacaccatacttCTCATGTCAGGAACGGAGTGTTTTCTCCTTTCTCTAATGGCCTATGATCGATACCTTGCCATCTGTCGTCCACTCCACTATCCGATACTGATGAGGTGGAGCAATTGTTTTCGTCTGACAGCCTCAGTGTGGACGGTGAGCTTCTTGGTCTTCATCATTCCACCACTTTTCATGCCATTGGACCTGTGTTATCCAAACCATATCAATCATTTTATGTGTGAGGTTCTCGCCATCATCCAATTGGCTTGTGATGATATCTACTTAAGTGAAGTTGTGATGTTTGTTACTTGTTTTATAGGTCTTTTAATCCCTTTTGTGTGTATTATTGCTTCATATACTTGCATTATATTCTCTGTACTGAAGATTCACTCTACGAGAAGGTCTAAGGCCTTCTCCACCTGCACTTCCCATATTACTGTGGTCATTTTATTCTATGGGACAGCAATGACCATGTACTTTAGTCCATCGTCTCAATACTCCACAAGTCAGGGAAAATACTTATCCCTGTTTTCTTATATTATCTGTCCATCCCTAAACCCTCTTATTTACAGTCTGAATAACAAAGAAGTTAAAGATGCGAGTAGAAAACTGTTT ACACCACAGGGCCTCTTCCTAATGGGAGATGAGGTTGTGGCAACCCAGCCAAGGAAGGAGGAAGAACCAGCTCCATCTAGTCAAGATGCACCTCCAGCAACCCCCTGCCATGTAGACAAAACTAGATCCACTAAAAATGAACAACCAAGCCTAGAGTAG